The DNA region CCTGGTGCTGCTCATCGTGCCACTCATGGGGCTGAGTCTAGGCGCGTTCAGCCTGGCGGGGGAGCGGGAGCGCGGCACCTTGCTATATTTGCTCGCCCAGCCGGTCACCCAGCTCGAGGTGTTGATGGGCAAGTACCTGGGCCTGGCCTTAGCCTTGTCGGGCGCGCTGACGCTGGGCTTTGGCCTCAGCGGGTTATGGATTGCTTGGCAGGGCGGCGCTGCTTCGACACGGGGATATCTGACGCTGGTGACCTTAGCCTACCTATTGGCCCTTGCCAGTTTGAGCCTGGGATTTTTGCTCTCCGCCATCGTGCGGAAGGGAGCGACAGCGATCGGCCTAGCGCTCTTCGTGTGGTTGGCGCTCGTCTTCTTCGGCGATCTGGGCCTAATGGGCACTGCGCTGACGCTGCGCCTGAAGGCAGATGTCCTGCTGGGGTTGGCCCTTCTGAATCCATTGCAAGTGTTTAAGATGGCCGCTATTCTCACCATCAAAAGCAGCCTGGAAGTGCTGGGGCCGGCAGGGCTCTACGCGCTGCGCATGTATGGCGCCAGGCTGATGCCGCTCTTGCTCACGATCCTGATGGCCTGGGTCCTCATCCCGATGAGCCTGACCTATCTCATTTTCCGACAGCGAGGGGCATTATGAGAGGACAGGTGTTGGTAGGACTGGTGATCATCGGGTTTCTGATATTAGGCTGCCAGCCTCCTGTTTCACTTGACAAAGCGCCTGATATCCGATATGGTGAAGATGTTTGTGATAAATGTCGCATGATCATCAACGAAGCTCGCTTTGCCGCCGCTTATGTCACCCGGCAGGGCGAAGTGCGTCGCTTCGACGACATCGGCGACATGGTGCAGTATCACCAGGAGCATGCCGAGGAGGTGGCAGTCTTCTGGGTGCACGATTTTGAGACGGAGGAGTGGCTGCGAGCGGACCAGGCCTTTTTCGTGTCGAGCGCGGATATCCACACCCCGATGGGCCACGGGATCGTTGCCCTGGGCGAGAAAGACCGTGCCGACCGATTGGCGGCTTCGTCACAAGGGAGAGTCCTGACCTGGTCAGAGCTGCTGACACAGCCCATAACCAGCCAGAACACGCCGCAGCCTACGCACTCACACGAGTGAAATTCTATAATTGCAGGAGGAGCATCCGTGATTCGTAAACTGATGTGGGTGTTGACCATCACGTTTATTGTCGCGTTGGTAGCAACTGGCTGTGGCGGCAGGAAGGCGACTCCGACACCGGCACCGGCACCAGCCGGCGCCTCGTCCGAGATGATAGCGCAGGGCAAGCAATGGTATGAACAGAGTTGCTCGTCCTGCCATGGCCCCGATGCGAAGGGATTGCCCCATCTGGGCAAAGACATGACCACCAGCGAGTTCATTAAGGGCCAAACAGACGAGGAGTTGCTGGAGTTCATCAAAAAAGGACGTCCCGCCAGCGATCCGGCCAACACCACCGGCGTGGACATGCCGCCGAAGGGTGGCAATCCGGCCCTGACCGACGATCAGATCCGGGCGATCATCGCCTATATCCGGTCGCTGCAAAAGTAAGTGCCCATTTCCGGGGGATTCATCCACAATTCCTTTCCTGCGTCGCGAGCCACAAGCGGGAAGAGAAGCTTCTCCGTACCACCGTATCATCCCTTCGGGGATCCTGCCGCTTTTGAAAGAAAGAGCGGGGAAGAACCTAGCTGATTCTGTTCTCCCCGCTCTTTTTTTGTCCCAGCGCAAAGACGGCCCTCTCCCCAGCCTATATACTTGCAAGCACAGGAGGCATTCATGGAGCATCCACCGCTGACAGGCGATCTCACTGTAGCCGAAGTGTTAGCCCGCTGGCCCCAGGCGGTTCAGGTTTTCTTCCGCCATCGCATGGCCTGCGTTGGCTGCACGATGGCTCCCTTTGACACAATCGCGGACGTGACAGCGATCTACGGGTTACCCATGAATTGCTTCCTGAGCGAGCTACAGCAAGCCATCCAAACGAGAGAGGCGAGGCTATGAAGATCATAGAGGCGCTATTGGGAGAGCATGGAGCTCTTTACGCCCAGTTGGAACACTTGGAACGCGCGGTGCTAACAGCGGAGATGCTGGCTCAGATTCAAAGCCAGATGGCGCTGCTGAGCGCAGCGCTCGACACGCATGCCCGTCTAGAAGATCGGCTGCTCTTCACCGCGTTGGATCCATACCTGGGTCCGATGGGGCCGTTGACGGTGATGCGTATGGAACACGATCAAATCGAGAACCTCTTCAGCCGCATTTCGCAAGCCTCCAGCCTATCCGAAGCCCAGGGCTTGGTGCTTCAGCTCATTCACATCGCCCGGGACCACTTCGCCAAAGAGGAACAAGTGCTCTTCCCTATGGCGGTCCAGATCTTGAGCCAGGAGACCTTGCTAGAGCTGGGCGTCCGTTGGAGCGAACAACGGCAGGTGGTCATTTTAGCAACAGTATAGTATGATTACCCTGTTCGGGAGGTTTTTCTGATGAGCGCTGTCAGCCAGGCGATTCGCCATCATCATCGAGAGCTGGTCAACACGTTGACCTCGCAGGTGGCGGCCATCGCAGAGGGCCGGCCCGAGGCCGACCCCACGGCCTTCGCCGCTTTCCTGAAGCATGAGTTACTCCCCCACGCGGTAGGAGAGGAGCGGCATTTATACCCGGCCGTGGACCCGTTGGTCAAAGCCCACGGCAAGGCCACGGCCACTATGAGCGTAGACCACGAGTTCATCGAGAACTACATCCACCAGATCGGTGAAGCCGCGGAGGCCTGGCGCGATGCCGACGAAAGCCGACGCGGCGAGGTGGAAGGCCGCCTTCGCCGTCTGGCGCTGCAATTGGAGGCGGTGCTGCTGCTGCACCTGGAAAAGGAAGAGCGGGTATACTTGCCGTTGCTCGAGCAGCACCTCTCAGAGCAGCAACAACAGCAGGTGCTGGATGGCATGCATGCCGCCTACGAGGGATAGATGATCCGGGTTCAGCGCGTGTACGATCCACCGGGGCTCGATGACGGCGTTCGCGTCTTGGTGGAACGCCTGTGGCCCCGAGGCATAAGGCGAGAGGCCTTAAAACTCGATCGCTGGCTGAAGGAGGTGGCCCCGAGCGATGGCCTGCGCCGCTGGTTCGCGCATGACCCAACCAGATGGGAGGAGTTTCAACGCCGGTATTTTGCCGAGCTAGAAGACAATCCAGAAGCCTGGAAACCGTTAATGGAGATCGCTCGCCGAGGCAACCTGACGTTGCTCTACAGCGCCCGCGACGTTGAACACAACAGCGCCGTGGCGCTCAAACGGTACCTGGAAGCCAGGCTGAGCGAGGGATAAAATGCGCGGGCTGTACCTGTTCTCGGTCTGGTTGCACATCCTGTCCATGGCTATCTGGCTCGGGGGGATGATCTTTTTGGCCTTGATCCTGGTGCCGGTCACGCGGCGGCCAGAGCACCGGGGACAGGCGGCGTCGCTTATCCACTGGGTGGGGGTGCGCTTTCGATGGGTGGGCTGGATCTGCCTGATCCTGCTCATCGTCAGCGGCATCCTGAACGTAGGGGCTCGCGGGTTCACCTGGGCGGATCTGTGGAGTGGCCGGCTGTGGCAGGGGCCGTTTGGCCGCGCCCTAGGCATCAAACTTTTGCTGGTGGCAGTGATCCTGCTGCTCAGCGCCGTGCACGACTTCCTCATCGGCCCGCGCGCGACAGCGCTGTGGCAAGCCAATCCGGGATCGCCTCGAGCGCTTCAACTACGGCGTCAGGCCACCTGGATTGGGCGGATCAACCTGCTGCTGGCGCTCGTCGTCGTCGCGTTCGGCGTGATCCTGGTGAGGGGCTGGCCATAAGGGATAACGACTATGGAGCGCAACGTACGACGGATGATCTTGTTGCTTCCTGGCATGCTAGCTCTGCTGGCGGCCATGTGGGGAGGCCTGCTGCGGCTGGGGTGGGATTGGCCTCTGATCCGCCCCACGTTGCCCATCAACCACGGTCCATTGATGATCGGCGGGTTTCTGGGCACCCTCATTGGCCTGGAGCGCGCGGTGGCCCTCGCAGCGCTTCAACAGGCGCAGGGGGGCAAGATTGGCGGAGAAGTAAGCTTGCTCGGGCTTTGGCCCTATGCGGCGCCGCTGTTAACCGGCGCGGGAGCGCTTCTGCTCATCGCAGGCGTGCCAGGCGCGCCTGGCCCGTCGCTCATCACCCTGGGCAGCCTGGCTCTGCTCGTCATCTTCGCCGTGATCGTCCGCACGCAGCCGGCCCTCTTCACAGCCACCATTGGGCTGGGGGCGCTGGCCTGGCTGGTGGGAAATCTGTTATGGCTGACAGGCCGGCCGATCTATAGCGTCGTCCTCTGGTGGGCAGGCTTCCTGGTGTTGACCATCGTCGGCGAGCGCCTGGAACTGAGCCGCCTGCTACACCTCCCTCGTCCTGCGCTGGCGTGGTTTATGGCGGCTGTTGGCGCCTTTCTGGCCGGGCTGCTTCTCTCCACTTTTCGCCTCTCCCTCGGAACGCGAGCAGCAGGTATCGCTATGGTCACGTTGGCCTTATGGTTAGCGCGCTATGACATCGCCCGGCGTACGGTACGGCAGACGGGTCTGCCGCGGTTCATCGCCGTGTGTCTGCTCTCCGGATATGTCTGGCTGGGAATCAGTGG from Anaerolineae bacterium includes:
- a CDS encoding DUF1858 domain-containing protein codes for the protein MEHPPLTGDLTVAEVLARWPQAVQVFFRHRMACVGCTMAPFDTIADVTAIYGLPMNCFLSELQQAIQTREARL
- a CDS encoding DUF488 domain-containing protein, which produces MIRVQRVYDPPGLDDGVRVLVERLWPRGIRREALKLDRWLKEVAPSDGLRRWFAHDPTRWEEFQRRYFAELEDNPEAWKPLMEIARRGNLTLLYSARDVEHNSAVALKRYLEARLSEG
- a CDS encoding hemerythrin domain-containing protein, coding for MKIIEALLGEHGALYAQLEHLERAVLTAEMLAQIQSQMALLSAALDTHARLEDRLLFTALDPYLGPMGPLTVMRMEHDQIENLFSRISQASSLSEAQGLVLQLIHIARDHFAKEEQVLFPMAVQILSQETLLELGVRWSEQRQVVILATV
- a CDS encoding hemerythrin domain-containing protein — translated: MSAVSQAIRHHHRELVNTLTSQVAAIAEGRPEADPTAFAAFLKHELLPHAVGEERHLYPAVDPLVKAHGKATATMSVDHEFIENYIHQIGEAAEAWRDADESRRGEVEGRLRRLALQLEAVLLLHLEKEERVYLPLLEQHLSEQQQQQVLDGMHAAYEG
- a CDS encoding DUF4149 domain-containing protein, which translates into the protein MRGLYLFSVWLHILSMAIWLGGMIFLALILVPVTRRPEHRGQAASLIHWVGVRFRWVGWICLILLIVSGILNVGARGFTWADLWSGRLWQGPFGRALGIKLLLVAVILLLSAVHDFLIGPRATALWQANPGSPRALQLRRQATWIGRINLLLALVVVAFGVILVRGWP
- a CDS encoding nitrous oxide reductase accessory protein NosL encodes the protein MRGQVLVGLVIIGFLILGCQPPVSLDKAPDIRYGEDVCDKCRMIINEARFAAAYVTRQGEVRRFDDIGDMVQYHQEHAEEVAVFWVHDFETEEWLRADQAFFVSSADIHTPMGHGIVALGEKDRADRLAASSQGRVLTWSELLTQPITSQNTPQPTHSHE
- a CDS encoding cytochrome c, with the translated sequence MIRKLMWVLTITFIVALVATGCGGRKATPTPAPAPAGASSEMIAQGKQWYEQSCSSCHGPDAKGLPHLGKDMTTSEFIKGQTDEELLEFIKKGRPASDPANTTGVDMPPKGGNPALTDDQIRAIIAYIRSLQK
- a CDS encoding ABC transporter permease encodes the protein MDLANIWVLTHKELRDAHRNRWFVLYSAAFAALALALAGLGLSGAGNYGFAGLGRTGASLINLVLLIVPLMGLSLGAFSLAGERERGTLLYLLAQPVTQLEVLMGKYLGLALALSGALTLGFGLSGLWIAWQGGAASTRGYLTLVTLAYLLALASLSLGFLLSAIVRKGATAIGLALFVWLALVFFGDLGLMGTALTLRLKADVLLGLALLNPLQVFKMAAILTIKSSLEVLGPAGLYALRMYGARLMPLLLTILMAWVLIPMSLTYLIFRQRGAL